In one Pseudomonas fitomaticsae genomic region, the following are encoded:
- a CDS encoding YqiA/YcfP family alpha/beta fold hydrolase has translation MSGSILYIHGFNSAPASKKACQLVEVMERLGLSDQLRVPALHHHPREAIGQLEQAIAELGRPLLVGSSLGGYYATHLAERHGLKALLVNPAVSPHRMFDGYLGTQKNLYTDETWELTHDHVTALAELEVPAPQDPQRYQVWLQTGDETLDYRLAQQYYRACALRIQAGGDHSFQGFVTQLPALLSFAGIGADTYQAIDFTTL, from the coding sequence ATGTCCGGTTCGATTCTCTATATCCATGGTTTCAACAGTGCGCCGGCCTCGAAAAAGGCCTGTCAGCTGGTCGAGGTGATGGAGCGGCTGGGTTTGAGCGATCAACTGCGTGTTCCGGCGCTGCATCACCACCCGCGCGAAGCCATCGGTCAGCTGGAACAGGCAATCGCCGAACTCGGCCGGCCATTGCTGGTGGGAAGCTCGCTCGGCGGCTACTATGCGACTCACCTGGCCGAGCGCCATGGCCTGAAAGCCCTGCTGGTCAACCCGGCCGTCAGTCCGCACCGGATGTTCGACGGATACCTGGGCACCCAGAAAAACCTGTACACCGACGAAACCTGGGAGCTGACCCACGACCATGTGACGGCCCTGGCCGAGCTGGAAGTGCCGGCGCCGCAGGATCCGCAGCGTTATCAGGTATGGTTGCAGACCGGGGATGAAACGCTGGATTATCGCCTTGCCCAGCAGTATTACCGGGCCTGTGCCTTGCGCATTCAGGCCGGCGGCGACCACAGTTTCCAGGGATTTGTTACACAATTGCCGGCATTGCTCAGCTTTGCCGGGATTGGCGCCGATACCTATCAGGCAATCGATTTCACCACACTGTGA
- a CDS encoding DUF1249 domain-containing protein, translating to MVVNKLRDRYRVDLVGLQAACEANYARLMRLLPDMRSDPEARRIAVTQGDQMLGVLTLEVLQACPYTTTLQVRQEHSLPWLPVPQLEVQVYHDARMAEVISAEHARRFRGVYPYPNAAMHQPDEKAQLNLFLGEWLSHCLACGHEYAAVR from the coding sequence ATGGTCGTAAACAAGTTGCGCGATCGCTACCGCGTCGACCTCGTGGGGCTGCAAGCCGCCTGCGAGGCCAACTACGCGCGCCTGATGCGACTGTTGCCGGACATGCGCAGCGACCCCGAGGCTCGGCGCATCGCCGTCACCCAGGGCGACCAGATGCTCGGCGTGCTGACCCTGGAAGTGCTGCAGGCCTGTCCGTACACCACGACCCTGCAGGTGCGCCAGGAACACAGCCTGCCGTGGCTGCCGGTGCCGCAACTGGAAGTGCAGGTCTATCACGATGCGCGCATGGCCGAGGTGATCAGCGCCGAACATGCGCGACGTTTTCGCGGCGTCTATCCTTACCCGAATGCGGCCATGCATCAGCCGGACGAGAAGGCCCAGCTCAATCTGTTTCTGGGCGAATGGCTGAGTCATTGCCTGGCCTGCGGTCACGAATACGCAGCGGTCCGATAA
- a CDS encoding esterase-like activity of phytase family protein has protein sequence MRFGWALAGALLLGSMTVSAEPAQELRVLAEHPVEGMRGGNLSGLALCGNDLWTVSDRDDDQIYRLDIRDRVWQATAVRIDPPKVPDSGLPWGISSRTWAASFIRGGDLDFEGISCDSAGNRYIVSEAHAAVLQVPPQGPSSWLKISPMMVREARASGMLLQFNAIFEGLAINPAGDQMWLAAERQSRGLLLIKRQQTVWDCDGRCVLLSEGGMEMQPPQFPKARPVNRDFSDISLFNGKLFTLERNAYQICRRDAQTAKVELCWSYAAELLQANRRYEQNFGLEEALVVDAQGAWIGVDNNFGPRADGEVRPIIWRFAAPEGGWSAKP, from the coding sequence ATGCGGTTTGGCTGGGCCTTGGCGGGTGCGTTGCTGCTGGGTTCGATGACGGTGTCGGCAGAGCCTGCGCAAGAGCTGCGCGTGCTCGCCGAACACCCGGTCGAAGGCATGCGCGGCGGCAACCTGTCGGGGCTGGCCTTGTGCGGCAATGACCTGTGGACCGTTTCGGACCGTGACGATGATCAGATCTACCGTCTCGATATTCGCGACCGGGTCTGGCAGGCCACGGCCGTGCGCATCGATCCGCCGAAAGTGCCGGACAGCGGTTTGCCGTGGGGCATCAGTTCGCGCACCTGGGCGGCCTCATTCATTCGTGGCGGCGATCTGGATTTCGAAGGCATCAGCTGCGACAGCGCCGGCAACCGCTACATCGTCAGCGAAGCCCACGCGGCCGTGTTGCAAGTGCCGCCGCAGGGGCCGTCGTCGTGGTTGAAAATCTCGCCGATGATGGTGCGCGAAGCGCGGGCCAGCGGGATGTTGCTGCAATTCAACGCGATATTCGAAGGCCTGGCGATCAACCCGGCGGGGGATCAGATGTGGCTGGCCGCCGAGCGGCAAAGCCGTGGCTTGTTGCTGATCAAGCGCCAGCAGACAGTGTGGGATTGTGACGGTCGTTGCGTGCTGCTCAGTGAAGGCGGCATGGAAATGCAACCGCCGCAGTTCCCGAAAGCCCGTCCGGTCAATCGGGACTTTTCCGATATCTCCCTGTTTAACGGCAAGCTGTTTACCCTTGAGCGCAACGCGTACCAGATCTGTCGACGCGATGCGCAGACGGCCAAGGTCGAGCTTTGCTGGTCGTATGCGGCCGAGCTGTTGCAGGCCAATCGTCGTTACGAGCAGAACTTTGGGCTGGAAGAGGCGCTTGTGGTTGATGCACAGGGTGCCTGGATCGGCGTCGACAACAATTTCGGCCCTCGCGCCGATGGCGAGGTTCGCCCGATCATCTGGCGTTTCGCAGCGCCTGAGGGTGGCTGGAGCGCCAAGCCATGA
- a CDS encoding retropepsin-like aspartic protease family protein — MSQQPPGKRAGRVLMILAWCAALFLATRFFGQWEERQQNPNVVVSSEQGDGFIEVKLASNAQGHFVASGQINGQPVEFMLDTGATDVAIPAEVAKNLRLEEGFGVTLSTANGLSQGYRTRIDRLQLGDIVLRDVRALVAPGLHGDQVLLGMSALNKLEFIQRGGTMLLRQTTNR; from the coding sequence ATGAGCCAGCAACCTCCGGGCAAACGCGCCGGTCGGGTGCTGATGATTCTGGCGTGGTGCGCGGCGCTGTTTCTGGCCACGCGGTTTTTCGGCCAGTGGGAAGAGCGCCAGCAGAACCCGAATGTGGTGGTCAGCTCGGAACAGGGCGACGGTTTTATTGAAGTGAAACTGGCAAGTAATGCCCAAGGGCATTTTGTCGCCAGTGGCCAGATCAACGGTCAGCCGGTGGAGTTCATGCTCGACACCGGCGCGACCGACGTGGCAATCCCGGCCGAGGTGGCGAAAAACCTCAGGCTGGAAGAAGGTTTCGGTGTGACCCTGAGCACGGCCAATGGCCTGAGCCAGGGCTATCGCACCCGTATCGACCGCCTGCAACTGGGCGACATCGTGTTGCGGGACGTCCGCGCACTGGTGGCGCCCGGGCTGCATGGCGATCAGGTGTTGCTCGGTATGAGCGCCCTGAACAAACTTGAATTTATTCAGCGCGGCGGCACCATGCTGCTGCGCCAGACAACGAACCGATGA
- the parE gene encoding DNA topoisomerase IV subunit B, with protein sequence MATPSASSYNADAIEVLSGLDPVRKRPGMYTDTSRPNHLAQEVIDNSVDEALAGHAKSIQVILHADHSLEVCDDGRGMPVDIHPEEGVSGVELILTKLHAGGKFSNKNYQFSGGLHGVGISVVNALSTQVRVRVKRDGNEYEMTFADGFKATDLQVIGTVGKRNTGTSVYFAPDPKYFDSPKFSISRLKHVLKAKAVLCPGLLISFEDKGTGEKVEWHYEDGLRSYLVDAVSEFERLPDAPFCGNLAGTKEAVEWALLWLPEGGTSVTESYVNLIPTEQGGTHVNGLRQGLLDAMREFCEFRSLLPRGVKLAPEDVWERIAFVLSMKMQEPQFSGQTKERLSSREAAAFVSGVVKDAFSLWLNANPETGLALAELAISNAGRRLKASKKVERKRITQGPALPGKLADCAGQDPMRSELFLVEGDSAGGSAKQARDKEFQAILPLRGKILNTWEVDGSEVLASQEVHNIAVAIGVDPGAEDMSQLRYGKICILADADSDGLHIATLLCALFVQHFRPLVDAGHVYVAMPPLYRIDLGKEIFYALDDAERDGILDRLVAEKKRGKPQVTRFKGLGEMNPPQLRETTMDPNTRRLVQLTLGDDFAETSEMMDMLLAKKRAGDRKTWLESKGNLAEVLA encoded by the coding sequence ATGGCCACTCCCAGCGCTAGCTCCTATAACGCCGACGCCATCGAAGTCCTCTCGGGCCTCGACCCGGTGCGCAAACGCCCCGGCATGTACACCGACACCAGTCGGCCGAACCACCTTGCCCAGGAAGTCATCGACAACAGCGTCGACGAAGCCCTGGCCGGCCACGCCAAATCGATCCAGGTCATTCTCCACGCCGATCACTCGCTGGAAGTCTGCGACGACGGCCGTGGCATGCCGGTCGACATCCACCCGGAAGAGGGCGTTTCGGGCGTCGAACTGATCCTCACCAAGCTCCATGCGGGCGGCAAGTTTTCCAACAAGAACTACCAGTTCTCCGGCGGTCTGCACGGGGTGGGTATTTCCGTGGTCAACGCCTTGTCGACCCAGGTGCGGGTGCGGGTCAAGCGTGACGGCAACGAATACGAAATGACCTTCGCCGACGGCTTCAAGGCCACCGATCTGCAAGTGATCGGCACCGTCGGCAAGCGCAATACCGGGACCAGCGTGTACTTCGCGCCGGACCCGAAATACTTCGATTCGCCAAAATTCTCCATCAGCCGCCTCAAGCACGTGCTCAAGGCCAAGGCCGTTCTGTGCCCGGGGCTGCTGATCAGCTTCGAAGACAAAGGCACTGGCGAAAAGGTCGAGTGGCATTACGAAGATGGCCTGCGCTCCTACCTGGTGGACGCGGTCAGCGAATTCGAGCGCCTGCCGGACGCGCCGTTCTGCGGCAATCTGGCCGGCACCAAGGAAGCGGTCGAGTGGGCGCTGTTGTGGCTGCCCGAAGGCGGCACCTCGGTCACTGAAAGCTACGTCAACCTGATCCCGACGGAGCAGGGCGGCACCCACGTCAACGGTCTGCGTCAGGGCCTGCTCGACGCAATGCGCGAGTTCTGCGAATTCCGCAGCCTGCTGCCGCGTGGCGTGAAGCTGGCACCGGAAGACGTCTGGGAGCGCATCGCTTTCGTCCTGTCGATGAAGATGCAGGAACCGCAATTCTCCGGCCAGACCAAAGAGCGCCTGTCGTCCCGTGAAGCGGCGGCCTTCGTTTCCGGCGTGGTCAAGGATGCGTTCAGCCTGTGGCTCAACGCCAACCCGGAAACCGGTCTGGCGCTGGCCGAACTGGCAATCAGCAACGCTGGCCGTCGACTGAAGGCCAGCAAGAAAGTCGAGCGCAAGCGCATCACCCAGGGGCCGGCATTGCCGGGCAAACTGGCTGATTGCGCCGGGCAGGACCCGATGCGCTCCGAGTTGTTTCTGGTGGAAGGTGATTCCGCCGGCGGTTCGGCCAAGCAGGCGCGGGACAAGGAATTCCAGGCGATCCTGCCGTTGCGCGGCAAGATCCTCAATACCTGGGAAGTCGACGGCAGCGAAGTGCTGGCCAGCCAGGAAGTGCACAACATCGCGGTGGCCATCGGTGTCGATCCGGGCGCCGAGGACATGAGCCAGCTGCGCTACGGCAAGATCTGCATCCTCGCCGACGCCGACTCCGACGGTCTGCACATCGCTACCTTGCTCTGCGCCCTGTTCGTCCAGCATTTCCGCCCGCTGGTGGATGCCGGTCACGTCTACGTGGCGATGCCGCCGCTGTACCGTATCGACCTGGGCAAAGAGATTTTCTACGCCCTGGACGACGCCGAGCGCGACGGGATCCTTGACCGTCTGGTGGCCGAGAAGAAACGCGGCAAGCCGCAGGTCACCCGATTCAAAGGTCTGGGTGAAATGAACCCGCCGCAACTGCGTGAAACCACCATGGACCCGAACACCCGCCGTCTGGTGCAGTTGACCCTCGGGGACGACTTCGCCGAGACCTCGGAAATGATGGACATGCTGCTGGCGAAGAAACGCGCCGGCGACCGCAAGACCTGGCTCGAATCCAAGGGCAACCTCGCCGAGGTTCTGGCCTGA
- the cpdA gene encoding 3',5'-cyclic-AMP phosphodiesterase encodes MPSVSTLTTADTALLVQLSDSHLFAEADGTLLGMNTRESLQKVIELVLEQQPRIDLIVASGDLSQDGTLESYQQFRQMTAQIDAPARWIPGNHDEPQIMAQATVQSALLESVVDVGNWRVTLLDSAVPGSVPGYLQDDQLQLLARSLSEAPDRHHLVCFHHHPVSIGCAWMEPIGLRNPEAFFDVLDRFPQARAVLWGHVHQEIDRERNGVRLIASPSTCIQFEPGSEDFKVGEQAPGYRWLRLLPDGRIETGVERVTDFRFTVDYGSDGY; translated from the coding sequence TTGCCGAGCGTATCGACTTTGACCACCGCCGACACGGCGTTGCTGGTGCAACTCTCTGACAGTCATCTGTTCGCCGAGGCGGACGGAACGCTGCTGGGCATGAACACCCGCGAGAGCCTGCAAAAAGTCATCGAGCTGGTGCTCGAACAGCAACCGCGGATCGACCTGATCGTTGCCAGCGGCGACCTGTCCCAGGACGGCACGCTGGAGTCCTATCAGCAATTTCGGCAGATGACGGCGCAAATCGATGCGCCGGCCCGCTGGATTCCCGGCAACCACGACGAGCCACAGATCATGGCTCAGGCGACTGTGCAGAGTGCGTTGCTGGAGTCCGTGGTGGATGTCGGCAACTGGCGCGTGACCCTGCTCGATTCGGCGGTGCCCGGATCGGTGCCGGGGTATTTGCAGGATGACCAGTTGCAATTGCTCGCCCGCTCCCTGAGCGAAGCGCCGGATCGCCATCATCTGGTGTGCTTCCACCACCATCCGGTGTCGATCGGTTGCGCCTGGATGGAGCCGATCGGCTTGCGCAATCCTGAAGCGTTTTTCGACGTGCTCGACCGTTTCCCGCAGGCCCGCGCGGTGCTGTGGGGCCATGTGCATCAGGAGATCGACCGCGAACGCAACGGCGTACGGCTGATCGCCTCGCCGTCGACCTGCATCCAGTTCGAGCCGGGCAGCGAAGATTTCAAGGTTGGCGAGCAGGCGCCGGGGTATCGCTGGTTGCGGTTATTGCCGGACGGGCGGATCGAGACCGGTGTGGAGCGTGTCACCGATTTCCGGTTCACCGTTGATTACGGCTCCGACGGTTACTGA
- the parC gene encoding DNA topoisomerase IV subunit A — protein MSDNLADSLDGVERRSLADFTENAYLNYSMYVIMDRALPHIGDGLKPVQRRIVYAMSELGLDADSKHKKSARTVGDVLGKFHPHGDSACYEAMVLMAQPFSYRYTLVDGQGNWGAPDDPKSFAAMRYTEARLSRYSEVLLSELGQGTADWGPNFDGTLQEPLVLPARLPNILLNGTTGIAVGMATDVPPHNLREVATACVRLLDEPKATVEQLCEHIQGPDYPTEAEIITPRADLLKMYDTGKGSVRMRAVYHVEDGDIIVTALPHQVSGAKVLEQIAALMQAKPSKAPQIADLRDESDHENPCRIVIIPVNSRVDHEALMQHLFASTELESTYRVNVNIIGLDGKPQLKNLRALLVEWLEFRVLTVRRRLQFRLDKVERRLHLLDGLLIAYLNLDEVIHIIRTEEHPKAKLIERFALSEIQADYILDTRLRQLARLEEMKLRDEQDELLKEQAKLQALLSSEAKLKKLVRSELLKDAETYGDDRRSPIVERAEAKALTEHDLLPNEKVTVVLSEKGWIRSAKGHEIDATGLSYKAGDGFKTSAAGRSNQSAVVIDSTGRSYSLATHTLPSARGQGEPLTGRLTPPPGATFECVLMPEEDSLYVIASDAGYGFVVKGEDLQAKNKAGKALLSLPNNARVIAPRPVADREHNWLASVTTEGRLLIFKISDLPQLGKGKGNKIIGISGERVASREEYVTDIAVLPEGATLVLQAGKRTLSLKADDLEHYKGERGRRGNKLPRGFQRVDALLVENLN, from the coding sequence ATGAGCGATAACCTTGCAGACAGCTTAGATGGCGTAGAACGCCGGTCGCTGGCTGACTTCACCGAAAATGCCTACCTCAACTACTCCATGTACGTGATCATGGACCGTGCCCTGCCGCATATCGGCGACGGTCTGAAACCGGTACAGCGGCGTATCGTCTACGCCATGAGCGAGCTGGGGCTGGACGCCGATTCCAAGCACAAGAAGTCGGCGCGTACCGTCGGCGACGTGCTCGGCAAGTTCCACCCGCACGGCGACTCGGCGTGCTACGAAGCGATGGTGCTGATGGCCCAGCCGTTCAGCTATCGCTACACGCTGGTGGACGGCCAGGGCAACTGGGGTGCGCCGGACGATCCGAAGTCCTTCGCCGCCATGCGTTACACCGAAGCGCGGCTGTCGCGTTATTCCGAAGTGCTGCTCAGCGAGCTGGGCCAGGGCACCGCAGACTGGGGACCGAACTTCGACGGTACCCTGCAGGAACCGCTGGTGTTGCCGGCACGTTTGCCGAACATCCTGCTCAACGGCACCACCGGTATCGCCGTGGGCATGGCCACCGACGTGCCGCCGCACAACCTGCGCGAAGTCGCCACGGCGTGCGTACGCCTGCTCGATGAGCCAAAAGCCACGGTCGAACAGCTCTGTGAGCACATTCAGGGCCCGGACTACCCGACCGAAGCGGAAATCATCACGCCGCGTGCCGACCTGCTGAAAATGTACGACACCGGCAAGGGCTCGGTGCGCATGCGCGCCGTGTACCACGTCGAGGACGGCGACATCATCGTCACCGCGCTGCCGCACCAGGTCTCCGGCGCCAAGGTGCTGGAACAGATCGCCGCCCTGATGCAGGCCAAACCGTCGAAAGCGCCGCAGATCGCCGATCTTCGCGACGAATCCGACCACGAAAACCCGTGCCGCATCGTGATCATCCCGGTCAACAGCCGTGTCGATCACGAAGCGCTGATGCAGCACCTGTTCGCCAGCACCGAGCTGGAGTCGACCTATCGGGTCAACGTCAACATCATCGGTCTGGACGGCAAGCCGCAGCTGAAAAACCTCCGTGCGTTACTGGTGGAGTGGCTGGAATTCCGCGTGCTGACCGTGCGTCGCCGCCTGCAATTCCGTCTCGACAAGGTCGAGCGTCGTCTGCACCTGTTGGACGGTTTGCTGATTGCCTACCTCAACCTGGATGAAGTGATCCACATCATTCGCACCGAGGAACACCCGAAGGCCAAGCTGATCGAGCGTTTTGCCCTCAGCGAAATCCAGGCCGACTACATCCTCGACACCCGTCTGCGTCAGTTGGCGCGACTGGAAGAGATGAAGCTGCGCGACGAGCAGGACGAACTGCTCAAGGAGCAAGCCAAGCTGCAAGCCCTGCTGAGCAGCGAAGCCAAGCTGAAGAAGCTGGTTCGCAGCGAGCTGCTGAAAGATGCTGAAACCTACGGCGACGACCGTCGGTCGCCAATCGTCGAGCGCGCTGAAGCCAAGGCGCTGACCGAACACGATCTGCTGCCGAACGAGAAAGTCACCGTCGTGCTGTCGGAAAAAGGCTGGATCCGTTCGGCCAAGGGCCACGAGATCGACGCCACCGGCCTGTCGTACAAGGCGGGGGACGGCTTCAAGACATCGGCGGCGGGGCGTTCGAACCAGTCGGCCGTGGTCATCGACTCCACGGGCCGCAGTTACTCGCTGGCTACCCACACCCTGCCATCGGCACGGGGCCAGGGCGAACCGTTGACCGGCCGTCTGACGCCACCGCCGGGCGCAACGTTCGAATGTGTGCTGATGCCTGAGGAGGATTCGCTGTACGTGATCGCCTCAGACGCCGGCTACGGTTTTGTGGTGAAAGGCGAAGACCTGCAAGCCAAGAACAAGGCCGGCAAGGCCCTGTTGAGCCTGCCGAACAACGCCAGGGTGATCGCGCCGCGTCCGGTGGCCGACCGCGAGCACAACTGGCTGGCCTCGGTAACGACCGAGGGTCGCCTGCTGATCTTCAAGATCAGTGATCTGCCACAATTAGGGAAGGGCAAAGGCAACAAGATCATCGGTATTTCCGGTGAGCGCGTGGCCAGTCGCGAAGAATATGTCACGGACATCGCCGTTCTTCCGGAAGGCGCCACCTTGGTGCTGCAGGCCGGAAAACGCACCCTGTCGCTGAAAGCCGACGACCTCGAACACTACAAAGGTGAACGTGGTCGCCGTGGCAACAAGTTGCCAAGGGGCTTTCAGCGGGTGGATGCGCTGCTCGTCGAAAACCTCAATTAG
- a CDS encoding AhpA/YtjB family protein, with protein sequence MNRPTPVKTDNFFLLIFRALRHRRVPIALRIASHNVILVALALVIYACVMGLQFKQAMHEQADALGESLTTQTATSATELLVSNDILSLNVLLNNLTKNKLVAHAAIYSVDNRILAESGQRPKHGLLGEAEGMYESKITFQDVTAGQLRISLDMDQFQQPMTISLQSMGILSAILLALSLALSLRLGRHISTPLLQLRVWLRRIDEYTPGIERQDEIGDLARQLHANYAPEPAEPEPEPEPEFEDDEPEFEVRNLRDPSFDESRPMAAQKPAPRHVVSTVEDDDDEDPFADLRDESLDEAAQPAVRRPTPSVPQHTAVLAVQLGSQEQLRRLPRARLEELQDRYRDCLEQAASLYQGEIETLNDGSTLMLFHTEDSGDDYLTNAICCGELLRALGHQLQIEVADSGITLQLQLGLTLGDELFGLSQIDLLLTDSAQDALALSQHSRNLLLVERKIGDDALIRQRARIRPIASPEGACCVERLMEPYPSMLERQLARMHERRA encoded by the coding sequence GTGAACCGGCCCACGCCAGTTAAAACCGATAACTTCTTTCTGCTGATCTTCCGTGCACTGCGCCACCGCCGTGTACCGATTGCATTGCGCATTGCCAGCCATAACGTGATCCTGGTCGCTCTGGCCCTGGTGATCTATGCCTGCGTGATGGGCCTGCAGTTCAAGCAGGCCATGCACGAGCAGGCCGATGCGCTGGGCGAAAGCCTGACCACGCAGACCGCCACCTCCGCCACCGAGCTGCTGGTGTCCAACGACATCCTCAGCCTCAACGTGCTGCTCAACAACCTGACCAAGAACAAGCTGGTGGCCCACGCCGCCATCTACAGCGTGGACAACCGCATCCTCGCCGAGTCTGGTCAGCGGCCCAAGCACGGCCTGCTGGGCGAAGCCGAGGGCATGTACGAGAGCAAGATCACCTTCCAGGACGTGACCGCCGGGCAACTGCGCATCAGCCTGGACATGGATCAGTTCCAGCAGCCGATGACCATCAGCCTGCAAAGCATGGGCATTTTGAGTGCGATCCTGCTGGCACTGTCCCTGGCCCTGAGCCTGCGTCTGGGCCGGCACATCTCCACGCCGCTGCTGCAATTGCGCGTGTGGCTGCGCCGGATCGACGAATACACGCCGGGGATCGAGCGTCAGGACGAGATCGGCGATCTTGCCCGCCAGTTGCACGCCAACTATGCCCCGGAGCCGGCCGAACCGGAGCCTGAGCCGGAACCCGAATTCGAGGACGACGAGCCGGAATTCGAAGTGCGCAACCTGCGTGATCCGAGTTTCGACGAAAGCCGCCCGATGGCTGCGCAGAAGCCTGCGCCACGCCATGTGGTCAGCACCGTTGAAGACGACGATGACGAAGACCCGTTCGCCGACCTGCGTGACGAGTCGCTGGACGAAGCAGCACAACCGGCAGTGCGCCGACCGACCCCAAGCGTGCCGCAACACACGGCGGTGCTGGCGGTGCAACTGGGCTCGCAGGAGCAATTGCGTCGTTTGCCTCGCGCACGTCTGGAAGAGTTGCAGGATCGCTATCGCGACTGTCTGGAGCAGGCCGCCTCGCTATATCAGGGCGAAATCGAAACCCTGAACGACGGCAGCACGCTGATGCTGTTCCACACCGAGGACAGCGGCGACGATTACCTGACCAACGCCATCTGCTGCGGCGAGCTGCTGCGGGCGCTGGGCCACCAGTTGCAGATCGAAGTCGCCGACAGCGGCATCACCCTGCAATTGCAGCTGGGCCTGACCCTCGGCGACGAGCTGTTCGGCCTGAGCCAGATCGACCTGTTGCTGACCGACTCCGCCCAGGACGCCCTGGCCCTGTCGCAGCACAGCCGCAACCTACTGCTGGTGGAGCGCAAGATTGGTGACGACGCGCTGATTCGCCAGCGTGCACGGATCCGCCCGATTGCCAGCCCTGAGGGGGCTTGCTGTGTAGAGCGGTTGATGGAGCCTTATCCGTCGATGCTTGAACGGCAGCTGGCGCGGATGCATGAGCGCCGGGCTTAA
- a CDS encoding PqiC family protein, which produces MTSLRPLIFLLAGVLGLAGCSVHQPVSLYQLDSGSPAQPAQSAGMAVLLGPVIVADYLQRETLLQRQPDGSLQAAVDGRWAGSLSSDIDQLLLRQVAGHLDSQRVVLAPATTGFTPDVQVLLTITRLDSGAKQPAILDAQWRLIDRRGQVRDNRIVHLQEQHAGTTAAQVQAQGVLLQRLAEQLSVALKPLANQPPVAEAPRKPAPKPAAPAAEAEKQPKIPMASPIRTDMEVFRF; this is translated from the coding sequence ATGACTTCTCTGCGCCCCCTTATTTTCCTGCTCGCCGGCGTTCTTGGCCTGGCGGGTTGCAGCGTTCACCAGCCGGTGTCGCTGTATCAGCTGGACAGCGGAAGTCCGGCCCAGCCTGCGCAAAGCGCGGGCATGGCAGTTTTGCTGGGCCCTGTGATCGTAGCCGATTACCTGCAACGGGAAACCCTGTTGCAGCGTCAACCGGACGGCAGCCTGCAGGCTGCGGTCGATGGTCGCTGGGCCGGCAGCCTTTCGTCGGATATCGATCAATTGCTGCTGCGTCAGGTTGCCGGTCATCTGGACAGTCAACGTGTAGTGCTGGCACCGGCCACCACCGGGTTCACCCCGGATGTGCAGGTGCTGTTGACCATCACGCGTCTGGATTCCGGTGCCAAGCAACCGGCGATCCTCGATGCGCAATGGCGCCTGATCGACCGCCGTGGCCAGGTGCGCGATAACCGCATCGTCCATCTGCAGGAACAGCACGCTGGCACCACTGCCGCGCAGGTGCAGGCGCAGGGCGTGTTGTTGCAGCGTCTGGCCGAGCAGTTGTCGGTAGCGCTCAAGCCGTTGGCCAATCAGCCACCAGTTGCCGAAGCGCCGCGCAAACCGGCACCAAAACCGGCAGCGCCGGCGGCGGAAGCCGAGAAGCAGCCGAAGATTCCGATGGCTTCGCCGATTCGTACGGATATGGAAGTGTTCCGCTTCTAA